A window of Marinobacter salarius contains these coding sequences:
- the prsR gene encoding PEP-CTERM-box response regulator transcription factor → MSRRLLIVEDDPGLQSQMRWCFSEDLEVSVAADRESALTALRRSEPDVITLDLGLPPDPGGAKEGFLLLEEILRLSPMTKIIVVTGREDKENAVKAIGMGASDFYQKPLDADILTFVVNRALRLAELERDNRELARQRNGTNIKGIVAASPQMLAICRTLEKVAPTDVTTLITGETGTGKELLARALHDLSHRFEKPFAAINCAAIPENLLESELFGFEKGSFTGATQSKKGKIESANGGTLFLDEIGDMPMPLQAKLLRFLQERVVDRVGSVNPVPVDVRVVCATHRDVQQLIDQETFREDLYYRISEITLDVPALREREGDALVVAQSLLQSLGKQMDRPNLAFTEDAIKAIKTHPWPGNVREMINKVKRATIMADGKRVTAADLELNCDLEGPESQLNLRQVRENAERAAIVQALQSCSFNMAQASRLLGVTRPTLYNLTDKYRIETSPESSGA, encoded by the coding sequence GTGAGTAGACGACTGCTAATCGTAGAAGATGATCCGGGCTTGCAAAGCCAGATGCGCTGGTGTTTCAGCGAAGACCTGGAAGTAAGCGTTGCGGCCGACCGGGAATCAGCCCTGACTGCGCTGCGCCGAAGCGAACCCGATGTCATTACTCTGGATCTGGGCCTGCCGCCGGACCCTGGTGGCGCGAAGGAAGGCTTTCTACTGCTTGAGGAAATTCTTCGGTTGTCCCCCATGACCAAAATCATTGTGGTCACCGGCCGGGAAGACAAGGAGAACGCCGTCAAAGCCATCGGTATGGGGGCCAGTGACTTCTACCAGAAGCCGCTGGATGCGGACATTCTGACCTTCGTGGTTAACCGTGCTTTGCGATTGGCCGAACTGGAGCGGGACAACCGGGAGCTGGCCCGTCAGCGTAATGGCACCAACATCAAAGGTATCGTCGCGGCCAGCCCGCAAATGCTTGCGATCTGTCGTACCCTTGAAAAAGTTGCCCCCACTGACGTTACCACTCTTATCACGGGTGAAACCGGCACGGGCAAGGAGCTGTTGGCACGGGCGCTCCATGACTTGAGCCACCGTTTCGAAAAGCCTTTTGCGGCCATCAACTGCGCCGCTATTCCTGAAAACCTCCTTGAAAGCGAGCTCTTTGGCTTTGAAAAGGGGTCCTTCACCGGCGCCACCCAGAGCAAGAAAGGCAAAATCGAGAGCGCCAATGGCGGCACCCTGTTTCTGGACGAGATTGGTGACATGCCCATGCCCCTCCAGGCCAAGCTGCTCCGCTTTCTCCAGGAGCGTGTGGTCGATCGGGTTGGCTCAGTCAACCCGGTTCCGGTGGATGTCCGCGTGGTGTGCGCAACTCACCGGGACGTGCAGCAGTTGATCGACCAGGAGACGTTCCGCGAGGACCTTTACTACCGGATCAGTGAAATTACTCTCGATGTCCCTGCACTTCGTGAGCGTGAGGGCGACGCTCTCGTTGTTGCACAGTCGCTGTTGCAGTCATTGGGCAAACAAATGGATCGGCCCAACCTGGCTTTTACCGAAGACGCCATCAAAGCCATCAAGACCCACCCATGGCCCGGCAACGTGCGTGAAATGATCAATAAGGTGAAACGGGCCACAATCATGGCCGACGGCAAACGTGTTACCGCCGCCGACCTTGAGCTAAACTGCGACCTTGAAGGCCCCGAAAGCCAACTGAATCTCAGGCAGGTCAGGGAAAACGCGGAACGTGCCGCGATTGTACAGGCGCTGCAGTCCTGCAGCTTCAATATGGCGCAGGCTTCACGCCTGCTCGGTGTAACCCGGCCAACGCTGTATAACCTGACTGATAAATATCGGATTGAAACATCCCCCGAATCTTCAGGTGCCTGA